A window of the Brassica oleracea var. oleracea cultivar TO1000 chromosome C1, BOL, whole genome shotgun sequence genome harbors these coding sequences:
- the LOC106344910 gene encoding protein REVEILLE 8-like isoform X3: MSSSLSRNPTSAEAPQSTDAVAEGSSKKVRKPYTITKSRESWTEEEHDKFLEALQLFGRDWKKIEDFVGSKTVIQIRSHAQKYFLKVQKNGTLAHVPPPRPKRKAAHPYPQKASKNAQMQLQVSTSWDDASMLLNTVISPHQEHATFRGAQADIGPLNVSSPSTSGMGSSSRTISGSEIVAKQPMVVLQGVPDFAEVYSFIGSVFDPETRLDHVEKLKEMDPINFETVLLLTRNLTVNLSNPEFESARKALSLYVVNTELPSVTTGSFFQNSTSDLNKGISH, translated from the exons ATGAGCTCATCATTGTCAAGGAATCCGACGTCCGCCGAAGCACCACAATCGACGGATGCCGTGGCGGAAGGTTCGTCGAAGAAGGTGAGGAAACCTTATACCATCACCAAGTCCAGGGAGAGCTGGACAGAGGAAGAGCACGACAAGTTTCTTGAAGCGCTTCAACT GTTTGGTCGTGACTGGAAGAAGATAGAAGATTTCGTGGGTTCCAAGACTGTGATTCAG ATAAGGAGCCATGCTCAAAAATACTTTCTAAAGGTTCAGAAAAACGGGACACTAGCACATGTACCACCCCCTCGGCCAAAACGCAAAGCAGCTCATCCCTATCCTCAAAAGGCATCTAAGAACG CTCAAATGCAACTTCAAGTTTCAACTTCTTGGGATGACGCATCAATGCTGCTAAACACAGTAATTTCACCACATCAGGAACATGCTACCTTTCGTGGAGCACAAG CTGATATAGGACCATTAAATGTTAGTAGCCCTTCCACATCCGGTATGGGAAGCTCAAGCCGAACTATATCAGGTTCTGAGATTGTAGCAAAACAGCCTATGGTGGTGCTTCAAG GTGTTCCTGATTTTGCTGAAGTTTATAGCTTCATCGGGAGTGTCTTCGATCCTGAAACGAGACTGGATCACGTTGAAAAGCTCAAGGAAATGGATCCTATAAATTTTGAAACT GTTCTGTTATTAACGAGAAACCTCACAGTTAACTTATCAAACCCTGAGTTCGAATCCGCT AGGAAAGCACTCTCATTGTATGTGGTGAACACCGAGCTCCCAAGCGTTACCACTGGCTCATTTTTCCAGAACTCAACAAGCGATCTTAACAAAGGTATCAGCCATTAG
- the LOC106344910 gene encoding protein REVEILLE 8-like isoform X1 gives MSSSLSRNPTSAEAPQSTDAVAEGSSKKVRKPYTITKSRESWTEEEHDKFLEALQLFGRDWKKIEDFVGSKTVIQIRSHAQKYFLKVQKNGTLAHVPPPRPKRKAAHPYPQKASKNAQMQLQVSTSWDDASMLLNTVISPHQEHATFRGAQADIGPLNVSSPSTSGMGSSSRTISGSEIVAKQPMVVLQGVPDFAEVYSFIGSVFDPETRLDHVEKLKEMDPINFETVLLLTRNLTVNLSNPEFESALQRKALSLYVVNTELPSVTTGSFFQNSTSDLNKGISH, from the exons ATGAGCTCATCATTGTCAAGGAATCCGACGTCCGCCGAAGCACCACAATCGACGGATGCCGTGGCGGAAGGTTCGTCGAAGAAGGTGAGGAAACCTTATACCATCACCAAGTCCAGGGAGAGCTGGACAGAGGAAGAGCACGACAAGTTTCTTGAAGCGCTTCAACT GTTTGGTCGTGACTGGAAGAAGATAGAAGATTTCGTGGGTTCCAAGACTGTGATTCAG ATAAGGAGCCATGCTCAAAAATACTTTCTAAAGGTTCAGAAAAACGGGACACTAGCACATGTACCACCCCCTCGGCCAAAACGCAAAGCAGCTCATCCCTATCCTCAAAAGGCATCTAAGAACG CTCAAATGCAACTTCAAGTTTCAACTTCTTGGGATGACGCATCAATGCTGCTAAACACAGTAATTTCACCACATCAGGAACATGCTACCTTTCGTGGAGCACAAG CTGATATAGGACCATTAAATGTTAGTAGCCCTTCCACATCCGGTATGGGAAGCTCAAGCCGAACTATATCAGGTTCTGAGATTGTAGCAAAACAGCCTATGGTGGTGCTTCAAG GTGTTCCTGATTTTGCTGAAGTTTATAGCTTCATCGGGAGTGTCTTCGATCCTGAAACGAGACTGGATCACGTTGAAAAGCTCAAGGAAATGGATCCTATAAATTTTGAAACT GTTCTGTTATTAACGAGAAACCTCACAGTTAACTTATCAAACCCTGAGTTCGAATCCGCT CTGCAGAGGAAAGCACTCTCATTGTATGTGGTGAACACCGAGCTCCCAAGCGTTACCACTGGCTCATTTTTCCAGAACTCAACAAGCGATCTTAACAAAGGTATCAGCCATTAG
- the LOC106344910 gene encoding protein REVEILLE 8-like isoform X4 translates to MSSSLSRNPTSAEAPQSTDAVAEGSSKKVRKPYTITKSRESWTEEEHDKFLEALQLFGRDWKKIEDFVGSKTVIQIRSHAQKYFLKVQKNGTLAHVPPPRPKRKAAHPYPQKASKNAQMQLQVSTSWDDASMLLNTVISPHQEHATFRGAQGPLNVSSPSTSGMGSSSRTISGSEIVAKQPMVVLQGVPDFAEVYSFIGSVFDPETRLDHVEKLKEMDPINFETVLLLTRNLTVNLSNPEFESALQRKALSLYVVNTELPSVTTGSFFQNSTSDLNKGISH, encoded by the exons ATGAGCTCATCATTGTCAAGGAATCCGACGTCCGCCGAAGCACCACAATCGACGGATGCCGTGGCGGAAGGTTCGTCGAAGAAGGTGAGGAAACCTTATACCATCACCAAGTCCAGGGAGAGCTGGACAGAGGAAGAGCACGACAAGTTTCTTGAAGCGCTTCAACT GTTTGGTCGTGACTGGAAGAAGATAGAAGATTTCGTGGGTTCCAAGACTGTGATTCAG ATAAGGAGCCATGCTCAAAAATACTTTCTAAAGGTTCAGAAAAACGGGACACTAGCACATGTACCACCCCCTCGGCCAAAACGCAAAGCAGCTCATCCCTATCCTCAAAAGGCATCTAAGAACG CTCAAATGCAACTTCAAGTTTCAACTTCTTGGGATGACGCATCAATGCTGCTAAACACAGTAATTTCACCACATCAGGAACATGCTACCTTTCGTGGAGCACAAG GACCATTAAATGTTAGTAGCCCTTCCACATCCGGTATGGGAAGCTCAAGCCGAACTATATCAGGTTCTGAGATTGTAGCAAAACAGCCTATGGTGGTGCTTCAAG GTGTTCCTGATTTTGCTGAAGTTTATAGCTTCATCGGGAGTGTCTTCGATCCTGAAACGAGACTGGATCACGTTGAAAAGCTCAAGGAAATGGATCCTATAAATTTTGAAACT GTTCTGTTATTAACGAGAAACCTCACAGTTAACTTATCAAACCCTGAGTTCGAATCCGCT CTGCAGAGGAAAGCACTCTCATTGTATGTGGTGAACACCGAGCTCCCAAGCGTTACCACTGGCTCATTTTTCCAGAACTCAACAAGCGATCTTAACAAAGGTATCAGCCATTAG
- the LOC106344910 gene encoding protein REVEILLE 8-like isoform X2, which yields MSSSLSRNPTSAEAPQSTDAVAEGSSKKVRKPYTITKSRESWTEEEHDKFLEALQLFGRDWKKIEDFVGSKTVIQIRSHAQKYFLKVQKNGTLAHVPPPRPKRKAAHPYPQKASKNAQMQLQVSTSWDDASMLLNTVISPHQEHATFRGAQADIGPLNVSSPSTSGMGSSSRTISGSEIVAKQPMVVLQGVPDFAEVYSFIGSVFDPETRLDHVEKLKEMDPINFETVLLLTRNLTVNLSNPEFESASDYNEAAEESTLIVCGEHRAPKRYHWLIFPELNKRS from the exons ATGAGCTCATCATTGTCAAGGAATCCGACGTCCGCCGAAGCACCACAATCGACGGATGCCGTGGCGGAAGGTTCGTCGAAGAAGGTGAGGAAACCTTATACCATCACCAAGTCCAGGGAGAGCTGGACAGAGGAAGAGCACGACAAGTTTCTTGAAGCGCTTCAACT GTTTGGTCGTGACTGGAAGAAGATAGAAGATTTCGTGGGTTCCAAGACTGTGATTCAG ATAAGGAGCCATGCTCAAAAATACTTTCTAAAGGTTCAGAAAAACGGGACACTAGCACATGTACCACCCCCTCGGCCAAAACGCAAAGCAGCTCATCCCTATCCTCAAAAGGCATCTAAGAACG CTCAAATGCAACTTCAAGTTTCAACTTCTTGGGATGACGCATCAATGCTGCTAAACACAGTAATTTCACCACATCAGGAACATGCTACCTTTCGTGGAGCACAAG CTGATATAGGACCATTAAATGTTAGTAGCCCTTCCACATCCGGTATGGGAAGCTCAAGCCGAACTATATCAGGTTCTGAGATTGTAGCAAAACAGCCTATGGTGGTGCTTCAAG GTGTTCCTGATTTTGCTGAAGTTTATAGCTTCATCGGGAGTGTCTTCGATCCTGAAACGAGACTGGATCACGTTGAAAAGCTCAAGGAAATGGATCCTATAAATTTTGAAACT GTTCTGTTATTAACGAGAAACCTCACAGTTAACTTATCAAACCCTGAGTTCGAATCCGCT TCCGACTATAATGAAGCTGCAGAGGAAAGCACTCTCATTGTATGTGGTGAACACCGAGCTCCCAAGCGTTACCACTGGCTCATTTTTCCAGAACTCAACAAGCGATCTTAA